The Candidatus Hydrogenedentota bacterium genome segment TGGTTTCTGGGTGATTGCGGGGGCGCTATCCGTTGCGGCGATCGCCGGGAGCGCGCCTGCCGAGACGCCGCCAAACATCGTGGTAATTTTCTGCGACGACCTGGGCTATGGGGACCTGAGCAGCTACGGCCACCCGACCATCCGGACGCCGCACCTGGATCGGATGGCCGCGGAAGGTCAGAAATGGACCAGCTTCTACGCCGCCGCGCCGGTGTGCACGCCGAGCCGCGCCGCGCTGCTCACGGGGCGCCTGCCCGTGCGCAGTGGGATGACGAGCAACCAGCGGCGCGTGCTGTTTCCGAATTCGCCGGGCGGAATACCCGCCGAGGAGATCCTGATCTCGGAGGCGCTGCGGGAACGCGGCTACGCGACCGCCTGCATCGGGAAGTGGCACCTGGGGCATCTGCCGGAGCACCTGCCCACGCGGCACGGTTTCGACTACTACTTCGGCATCCCGTACAGCAACGATATGGACCCGGACACCTCGATCCCGCACGCACAGCGTTTCGGCGACCCGAAGGTCGAATACTTCAACGTGCCGATCCTGCGCAACGAGGAGATCGTCGAGCGGCCGGCGGATCAGACCACCATAACGCGGCGTTTCACGGAGGAGGCGATCGCCTTTATGCGCGAAAACAAGGCGCGCCCGTTCTTCGTGTACCTGGCGCACAACCTGCCGCACGTTCCCCTCTTCCGATCACCCGCATTCGAGGGCCGCAGCCCGCGCGGGCTGTATGGCGACGTGATCGAGGAGATCGACTGGAGCATGGGCCGGGTGCTGGACACGTTGCGCGAGGAGGGTCTGGCGGAGAACACGCTGGTCTTGTTTACGTCCGACAATGGTCCCTGGCTCACGTATG includes the following:
- a CDS encoding sulfatase, whose amino-acid sequence is MFFSGFWVIAGALSVAAIAGSAPAETPPNIVVIFCDDLGYGDLSSYGHPTIRTPHLDRMAAEGQKWTSFYAAAPVCTPSRAALLTGRLPVRSGMTSNQRRVLFPNSPGGIPAEEILISEALRERGYATACIGKWHLGHLPEHLPTRHGFDYYFGIPYSNDMDPDTSIPHAQRFGDPKVEYFNVPILRNEEIVERPADQTTITRRFTEEAIAFMRENKARPFFVYLAHNLPHVPLFRSPAFEGRSPRGLYGDVIEEIDWSMGRVLDTLREEGLAENTLVLFTSDNGPWLTYDEQGGSAGLLRGGKGDTFEGGMRVPGIFWWPGRVRPGIVTGPGSTLDVFATASALAGAPLPADRVMDTLDLGPALFDGAPSPRDRMFFYRDEDLYAIRLGPWKAHFQTRSGYGQPEPETHTPPLLYQLDHDPGEQYDHAAEHPEVIQAIEAAREAHDVALVRGENQLKAKME